The genomic interval ttaaaattattttgaaaaattaaggaGGCCAACCCATTTCCAACAATCTGTCAAATGGTTGCTCATCTGTCCACGGTGATAGTTATAGCCAAGCGTAAGCAAAATGATTCCTTCTTTGGCTTTGGGGGTAAACAGACTGgaaaattcctaagtatttttttgcCACAGTGATGGGCTGGATTCCTTTCTCTGTCCCATATTGGGCTGTATGTTCTTCCCATCTCCACCTTTTGGTTTGGGGGCTTCCAGTTCATTGGCAAAATAGGTATCTCGAAATGCCTTCCTTTCAAGCTGGAGCCTGACTTTTCCCCGAtgatacacattaaaaaatgtttttttccgaAAAGAATTCTCTCTATAATGTCCTCATCTGGTATTAAGTGCACTTTAAAGAAAAGGGCAGGGCAGATTTTCCAGAGGTGGAGGAGCCCAAGGGCTTGACCCAGGGGGCTCCCCCACTCCCTATGGAATTGACAGgactattgttttgttttctatcctGTCCTACTACATGGTGCTAAGGTGGCTTTCCAGGTAACTGCAGGGATGGAGAGTGGAGGTCACAAGGAAGTCCAAATCAAGAAATATAACCTGGTGTCCAGATAGCCAGTCTTATCTGGGATGGAAGAACAGGGTAGCAGGGCAACCCATCACCTAGTTTCTAAGTCAGGAAAGAGAAGCTCAGTGTGAGTGTCAGCTGGTAAATACAGCCTGTATTGGCCTGTGACTCCTTCAAAGAAAAAAGTCCTTTCTCCCTTTACCTGTTGGGCCCTTTTTAGCAATTAAGGAGAAAtgcagggaaaaaatatatataccagaGGGGTGTAGAATAAATCCAAGGCGGTGATATTCCAACATTTTTCAGAACCAATCTCATATAGAACGCTGATATAAAGAATAGCTAAAAGTGACGCAGACCTGGGCAGTTTGCATTTTTGTTGTTTGGTGGAACATGCTTCACTAGTTGAGGAGCCCTTGAACAGTCCTTAAGAGACCCCAAGGATTCTGTAGAGTagattgaaaaccactgctctgaGGAAAGGGGTTCAATCTGGCTCCCCTGCCCCAAGcaaagggggaaagggtggggttGGTGAGCCACGCTGTCTCCAGACGCAAGCGGAGAGGAAGGAAGATACCTGTGCACCTGGAGACTTGTGCTAAGATCGGCCAGCAGGGCACCCAAGAATCCAGTGGGCTTTATGTAATCTTGCCACCAAATGACTCttttaaaacacagaagaaaatgtgAAGGTGTAGGGCAGATGAGGAGAGAGGTGACAGAGGGAACAGCCTTCTCTTTAGCAAGATGTAAGGGAAATATCATTCACTTACATAAATAAGAAacgacacacacacaaagccttcaccagaagcttcactccacatcctcctcctccccctcctcccacccccctcacCACATTCCTTTCAGAGAGCCAGGGTCTCCACGAGGGGCACCTGGCCTGCCCCCTCACATCTGCCAAAATGTTGCATGCCAGCGTGGAAGACAAACCAAACTGCACCGACCCCAGTGTGTATTTACTTGATGTACATAgatacctttaaaataaaataaattcaatgatGGCTCTCCGGTGTTGTAAGTCTTTATCCCTCCCCAGTCTCACTCCCTTCCCTGCATGTAATGGCATTATGACAGTGTGGGATATATCCTTCCAGGTGTTTTTCCATATATTTACACGcaggtttttttccccacttgaCAATATGTCCTAGAGATCTTTTCATGTCAAGATACATATttacctcattaaaaaaatacatgatttttcataAACTTATCCtataatttattcaaccattccACTATTGGTGGACATCTATCTAggttgtttgtaatttttaacaaaaaatggtatcctgttttcttcattgttttcccCAGACCACCCTCAGCCCCAGCATCAATTCCATCCCTCTAGCACGTCTGCATCCCTCCCTCGCCAAGAGCTCAGCTCTCTTGTCCCAAGATTGTTTACCACAATCACCCTTCTAACCCCCATTTTAGAGCATAGCCCTACCTGTCTTCTCTGCTCTTACTTCAAAGTTTCTGAGATAAGTGGAGAAAACCACACAACCAAAACACTGgggcaattaaaaacaaagagccCCAGAGGTAACTGGACCTTTGGTGCTGGTTTAACGTTCCTTCTGTGTGTCCCTGCTGTTTTCTCTCCCACTCTCCAGAGCAGCTAGTCTAAACCCTCACTCCTCAAGATCCCTTCTCACCCTCCTCTCTTAGGCAACAACTTTGTCTGTTTTAGAGGGTAAATTAAGGTGACTGTGTGAAATTCTtcatctcccccccccccacctacaCACTTACCTCTGTCTACGCAGATCCCTTTGCTTTCTCCCGTCTGACAAGTGATAAATCTCCCTTCTCTGGACTAAATCAAGGCCCTTCTAGATCTTCATTCCTGAGGTACTTACAAAGActcaatatataaaataactaatgagaacctactgtatagcacagggaactttactcagtgctctgtggtgacctaaatgggaaggaaatccaaaaaagaggggatatatgtatatgtatagctgtacagtagaaactaacacaacattgtaaagcaactatactccaataaaaattaagaaagaaactaaaacaaacaaaaaatatataaaataactaaaagtGATGCAAACTTGGGCAGTTTGCATTTTCTTCGTTAACTTCTGTCCAGTGATTTCTTCCCTTGTCCTTGGTAAAGTCTCCCTTAAAAGTGTGTTTTACTGTGTTTCTCTATAAGCCACCCCCCACCTTGTTTTCTCACAACCAAATTTCCTGATGAAGCCCCACGcttcccttccccacttcctCACCTCCTATTCATACCTCAGCCCACCTGGATCTGGCTCTTGTTCTGCTGAAAGTGCTTTCCAGAGGTCACTAGTTGCCAAAGACAGTGGGCACTTctccttccatgtcttgcctcACCTTTCCATGACGTTTGACACTgctctccattccttccttctcgAAATTCAACTCCCTTGGCTTTTGTGACCCTGCTCTCCTGGCCCCTTTTACTTCTCTGGCCACCCCTTCTCAGTCTTCTCCCTCTAGCCTCTCACATGGTGGCCTATACCAGGGTTCAGCCTTTCCTTGCTCTCCCTGGTAGGTGTCATCCACACCTACGGATTCTTcgcaaaaattaaacttttatccCCAGCCCAGATCATTCTGCTGAACTCTGGGCCCATATGTCCGGCTGCCCTCAGGTGCCTCAAACACGGTCCAAATTGAACTCTTGTTTTCAACCAAAACCGCTCCTTTTCATGTCACCGCCATCTCTCTACACCTTAGCCAGAAGCCTGGGATTCATTCTCAATGTCTCCCTTTCCCTCAAATCCCACATCCACTAAGGATTTTACAAATTGACATCAAACTATACCTTTAGATGCCAGCCCCTTCTTTCCATCCCAATAGTCATTGTTTTAGTTCCTCATCTCGTGCCTAGACTTTTGCAGTACTCTGGTCACCCTCCAGAATGATGCCTGAGAGGTCTTTCCAAAAGCACAAAACCCACTTAAGGGATCTCCTACttcaaaaagaaatggaaaaaaaaaaaaaaagaaagaaatgctttcGGGTTAGCTTCAGGGCGGAGGTTATTCCTAGAAACTGGGAAAAACCGGAAGGCGGCGACTTTGCAGCAAAGAAGTCCTAGACCAAGGGGTTAAATCAGGCCAGTCCAGGCAGCATCCCCTACGCCTGGATGACTGGTCTGGGCCTCGCGGACTGCTCGCAGCCCTCAGGGCAAAAGGCTTCGGTGCGACTCCCCGCCGCCAGGTGAGTCCAGCCAACGCGCGGGCTTTGGGGCAGACGGGCGGCCGCCAGGGGGCGGAGTCAGCCTGCCCCGCCCTGCTCGCGCGCCTGCGGACCAGCCTCCGGTCACGTGACGGAGGCGCAGGTGAGCGCCGCTTCCGGGGTTGGGAGACCACATCGCGGCCGGCTCTGGCTTTCACTTGGTTGGGTGTGCGGGAGATTATGGCGTCCTCCTCGGTCCCGCCGGCCACTGTACCGACGCCGACAGCGGCTTCCGGCACAGGTTTCGGCTTCGCTTCCAAAACCAAGAAGAAGCATTTCGTGCAGCAGAAGGTGAAGGTGTTCCGCGCGGCCGACCCGCTGATGGGCGTGTTCCTGTGGGGCGTAGCCCACTCGGTGAgacccggccccggccccggccccggccccggccccggccctggCCCCGCGGAGGCCCTGTCCGAACGCCTCAGCTCCTCCGGGCTTGTCTGTTTCCAGGCTCCCGCCTCCGGAGCCCCTAGCGCTGCCACTTTTCCCCCAGGCTGTCCTGGTCCCTGCCCACCTACCCTCAGGTGTTTCACCCAGCGTACCTTCTCGctctagaccttttttttttctttttaacgtaGACTTTTGTCTCTCCCTCCGCCCGTTACTCCTCCACTCTGGTtccatcttccccaactgaaatccagctccctgcctccttccagTCAGTTCCAGCCTCAGGCCACGGAGACCGGCCGGGACCCGGCTCCGTCTGGAAGGACATTAGGGAGAGTAGCTCTTCTGGCTTGGTAGTGGTGAGGTCTCCGGTGAGAGTGTAAGTGTAGAAGGGGAGCGGAGAGGGTAACTGGATGAAGGGAATCGTTCACTTCTCCTTTGCACTTTGCTTTACAGCCGCCGTCCGTGACTTTGGAACCTTGGCTTTGGGGGAAGCTCCAGGCTTCCTGGACCTTCTAATCCTGCATgtgtcccttcctttcccttccagaGGTACAGCATTTCAGAGAAGCTACCCCACCCTGAGCCTAGTGGTTGCACTTACTCAGCACTTAATGTATGTAAGCCTTTGGTCTTAATTGCAACCCATTGCTGGCTGGAGTAATGGTATTTGGTGTAAGTGGGGGTCATCTTTGACCAAAGATCTGGCTCAGGAGCTCTGGTCATGGGGACATTATGGTAGTGAACTTTAGAATCAGGGAACTGCTGTAGACGGTTGGCCTGGGAATCCGGAAGAGGCCAAAAGAGGCCAGCTCATGTGCTTTCCTGAGGATACCTCAGGTGAAGGAAGCACAGCCATTGCCCCCCTTCCCTCAGATCTGGATTGGAGGGATGCAGTGACCTTGAATGTGACAggcaatattttaaacaaaaatttttttttttaatttattttatttatttatttttggctgtgttgggtgcgcaggcttctcattgcggtggcttctcttgttgcggagcacaggctctaggcatgcgggcttcagtagttgcggcacgcgggctcagtagttgtggcacacaggcttagttgctcccctgCACGtgagatctttctggaccagatgtcgaacccgtgtcccgtgcattggcaggcggattttcaaccactgcaccaccagggaagccaccaagcaatattttaaaaactcaacttcCTTGAAACATTATAGTCGTGGTAGTGCTGTGGAGGTGGAAGGGGATGAGGAGGAATACAGTTTTTGTCACATTTTTATGTGGCTTAGAAAGTCATCTGGGGGTGTGTCACCTCCCTTTTGCATTTGTGGCTCTGTGGACTGCTCCCAGCTCAGTCTAAGGCACTTGGTATGGGCAAGGCTGATGGAGGTGGGCTGCCTCTGTTAtgactcatccatccatccctttgGGAAGCTTAAGGAGGGTTTTCCTTTGGTAAGGATTGGGGAATTACACATAAGACCTGCGTCAGCTTCCCTAGGTATATATACTTTAGCCCCAATACCCCATCCTCCAGCCAGCACACATTTACTTCAAGGGTCTGGAATGGAGAAATTCCTTGAACATATGTCTTAGTGATGATTCAGCCTGCTTAACAGCAGGTGGCGAGGAGGGGGCATGAAGAACTGTAGCTGAATTTTAGGCTGGGAATCtctagtggctttttttttttctggaggaaTATGTTCTGTCCTCCTTTCCTACTGAGAATGAGAGGAGCTGGGTTTCCATTGCAGTGTATGGGATTTAGGTTAGACTACACTTCATAACCTCTGTCGAATGATCAAGTAAGGATAGGCAAGGCATCTGTTTATTCAGTTAATAAACACTTCAGGACCACTGTGGGCCAGATATTGTGCTAGCTAGGCACCTGAGTGATGCAGATGACTAGAACTGGTCCTTACCAGAGCTCACAACCCAGGTGGGGAACTCACGTAAACTAGAGGTTAGAGTCAAGTGATAAGGGTGCGTGAAAGATACTATGGCAACAGTGGGGAGAAAGCACATCTCCTGGGCATTTCTTAGTGCAGGATCCCCCTTTCCACCCTGAATTAGCAGACTGCTGATTCTTGGGGCTGAGGAGAGCATGTGATGCTTGCATCCTTTGGGCTGTGGGTTGGCTTGACTTCAGTGAACAGATGCCTAATGAGCTCATATCCTTTGCCTGCCTGCATTCCCTCTGAAAtcagctgtttttcttttatcttacaCCTAGGCAGGCGGGGACCTACTACAGAGAACTGGGTCAGAGTGGTCTGGAAGGACTGGTCCTGTTTGTAAGGAGATGCCTCCTTCAGGATATGGACGTTTCATTCTCGCTGCTGTCGACCCCTCAGAGTCCCCTTAACTCTCTTTGTACTTTGAAAACGCCTTTTGTTTCCAGTGGAGCATGGAACTGTTTGTCTTGAATGTCTTGAGTCTGCTgagggtattttttttctctagaatttGTCACAGCTTTAAAAAATAGTCCAGAGTTGCTTACAGAGTTTGCCTAATATAAAATGACTGTTGTGAGCATGAAGTTCCACGGGGGCAGGAGTGTGAGGGGCTGTGTGCAAGGGTTGCTTACTGCAGGCCTTGGGCAGCAGAAGATGGCAGACGCATACTCTCACCTTTGTCAAGCATATGCATAACCAGTGTTTTTAAGGGAATGAGGTTTGAGTTGCCCTTTTCTGACTCTTGCCCAGACACAGCGTATAAGTAGCTCTCCAACCCCTACTCACTGCCTTCCTGTTCTTGTTTTGGCTTATCAGATCAATGAGCTCAGCCAGGTGCCTCCCCCGGTGATGCTGCTGCCAGATGACTTTAAGGCCAGCTCCAAGATCAAGGTCAACAATCACCTTTTCCGCAGGTATGTGGGAATCCCCACCCTTCTCATGTCAACCTTCctagaaaagagaataaataattttaagagttAAGATTGAATGAGTTGAAGGTTTTAGATTTAGAAGGCAACTTACAAGTTGTTATTGTATTGTCTAACCTTCCTTCCAATGCAGAAATTCAGTATTTTGTAAAGAAACCACTAAAGTAATTTCCAATGTTCCTTACACCCTTACCTATGTGTACTAGTTTACCTCTCCTCTAGCCTGGAGATTCACAAAGTAATAAATACGTTTAGATGCCATTACCATTAGTTTCTGAGAGGGACTCCCTGAAAGAAATACCTGAGTCCTATAAGCCCTCCTAGTATCAGAAGATGCCATTCAAGACCTATTGCTTATTTAGGGATGTCTCTGACTTGCTTGAGATTTGGAAAATGCTGCTGTTTGGATGGGCAGTAGATCCTGGTTCTACTTAAGCCGCTTACCAGTCATGTGACTTCAGCAGGTCACTCAACCACCCTGAGCCAGCCTCcccttctataaaatggaataatacaccTTTAAAGGACCTCACAAGGGTTTTATGAGGATCAAATAAGGTAATATGTGTGAAGGTGCTTTATAAAGTGTCAAGCCCTACATAAATATAAGGTAATATTGTTACTTTGTTTCTTATCTTGAAAACCCCTATTGCAGGGAAAATCTGCCCAGTCATTTCAAGTTCAAGGAGTATTGTCCCCAGGTCTTCAGGAACCTGCGTGATCGATTTGGTATTGATGACCAGGATTACTTGGTGAGAGTCCATTGGGTGAGGATAGTCCTTTCTCCCTGACAACTGGGGAATCCTTGGGACAGTCATGTTTGGAGAAATGAGGGCCTTCACAggtattctttacttttttgtgGTCACAGGCAtctaaaatatctgaagaaagcTATAAACCCTATCCTTGGGGGGAAACGtagatacattaaaaattttgctttcaaTTTCATTTAGTCCATATATGGACACCAAATTTAGAACCCTTGCTCATCCTCTTATGTCAAGATTTTATCCACTTTCAGGTGTGTTCAGTTGGCCACTGTCCTAGACTTGCATCTCTATATAAAGGGGAGGAAAAGAGCTTCTAGCCTATTCTGTGTCCCCAGGTGTCCCTTACCCGAAGTCCCCCGAGTGAAAGTGAAGGCAGTGATGGTCGCTTCCTTATCTCCTATGATCGgactctggtcatcaaagaagTATCCAGTGAGGACATTGCTGACATGCATAGCAACCTCTCCAACTACCATCAGGTCGGGTCTCTCTCCAGCCTCGTTCTTCCCCTCCCTACTCATAACTCAGCTCCAGAGCACTTGGGAGACTTCCTATCCCTCTTCCTCCCTATAGCCCATTTTGTTCCCCAAGAAGCATTTGACATCATACTTTTGAAAACAAGGCATTTCAAAAAGAGAGCCTCTGCATACCGATTTGTGTTTGATTAAATAGAAGAGTTTGTGTTCCTTCTCATTTGGCACTTCTAATCTAAAACCACTGTGAATTGATAGTTGCATAAAGGGTACATGTAGAGCAAAGTATAAACTTTAGACTAAGTCAGAATTAGATGAAGTGTTAACACCAAATGTACTATCAGGAATAAATGCAGTCTGGGGAGAAAACCAGGATAAGTGCACAATTGGGATAGATTGGAGGAGGGAAGCCATGATCATATCCAGCCCTAAGTGGGATTAGGGAAGCTATTCTGTCCGATCAGATGAATTTGGAATGTGAAGTTTCTGGACTATTTTGGGAGTAAAAACATGCCTGAATATCTTTCTACTGAAGAAAAATCTCACCAAAATCAATGCGCaaggaataaatgaaagattCTAAAAGAGTTTTtggttattcaacaaatatttgatgtCTGTTGTTATTAGTTCTTATGTTAGGCAGTAGAGAAAGAGGTGAATGAAATGGCCGTGGCCCTTGAGTTTCTCTTGTTCTAATGGCAGAGACCAGTAAGCTAGCGTTAGTTAGCACACAGCAAGCTGCGTGCAAGGAGTAAAGGTATCTAGGGGATGCTCTGGGGTGGCAGAGGAAGAGCATCCCAACTCACCTGGGGCAAGAGGTGCACTTGGTAGGCTCAAAGAGAGTTTTTTAGAGGGAGTATCCTAGAAGTTGATTCTTGCATGACTAGTAGGGACCAGCCATTGgacaaggaggaagagagcactCTAGGCAAAGGAAAACAGCACTTGTAAAGGCACCGAGCCATGAGAGAGCTTGGTGTTGTGGAACTGCAAGAAATTCAGTGTGGCTGGGATAAGGTATTGCGGAAAAACAGTTAGGCAGGAGCCAGGCTGTGAGGGTTTTATAAGCCACACAAAGAGTTTGGGCTCTATCCTGGAGGTGGTTTGCAGGGGAGTGATATATATGTTATTTAGAGATATCCCCGTGTCAGCATTTTAGAGAATGGATTGCAGGAGGGAAATACTGAGAGTGGAGATACCAGTTAGGAGGTAATTGTAATAGTCCAGGTGAGAAATGACAAGGGCCTGGAGGGATGATGCAGTGGAGATGGAAAGGAAGACCTTTGAGAGAATTGTGGGAATTAAGGCAGAGGCGCTCCAAATTCCTGCTTAGGGATAACTGGGTGCCCAGTGACCAACAGTTGGggagcagaaaaagaaacaggtttTTGGAGGAAGACAGTTCGGATTTAGGCATGTCGAGTTTGTGGTTTCTTCAGTTCATGCAGATATAGATGTCCCATAAGTGGTTGGGGTATGGAGTTTGGGAAAGAGGACTAGATTAGAAGTCTAGATTTCAGAACTATAGGTGAATAGATGGTAATTATCACCATGAATGTAttatattggtttggccaaaaagttcgttcgggtttaaGATTATGGATGTGTAGAGTGAAATGAAAAGAAGATTAAGGAAAGAGCCTTCAGgagcaagaagagaaaagagccCATAAAGGAGACTAAGAGTTGTCcgacgcttttttttttttttttttttttaacgtgtttGCTAGGTTTAATTCAATAGCTATACACACTCCTGCCTTGTAAAAATAACAGAATGCTCCTCTCAAAGTTACATAGAGACACAAGTTAGCACAAGTTAGAGACACAAGTGAGCACaagtttgttgtttttaatacagCTCTACAAAAAAGTTGGCACTAAATGCACATAAAAGAAGTTTTAAGgcttaataaaaatacaaactagTAACTTCTCAATACAGCTTGGAGGCTGAGAACAGGATGCTAAGAGTTAATGAATCTTCCAAATACAGGCAGTCCCCAATGTATAGAGCATTTTCCAAATACAAATGGCCTCCTCCATCAGGTTCAAAGGAGCAAAAACTTTTTCTTCTGCTCCTCCCAGTGACCAGACTACCCTGGCTCTCTAAAGCCATGCCCACAGCCCCAAGGAGGGAAACAAGGAGGGAAGATGGGAACAAAAGTAAGGCCACGTGGTCACTGCTGCCCAGAGGCTCTGCTATGGTTGtgttttcctccttcccccaggccTCTATCCCCAGCTCTGAAGTCCCTGCTAGGGGACAGATCTAGAGACCTCTTCCCCTCATGTGGCTGACGGTGAGGCTGAGACTGAAGCCCCAAGGGCCAGCACCACGTCAGGGTCTTTTTGGCGAGAGCTGTCAGATGCTTTTAATGATTTATGCCCTCCTGCATTCCACACAGGATTTGAGGATAGAGAGGAGTGGTGTAGGCTGAGACTGAAGCCCCAAGGGCCAGCACCACGTCAGGGTCTTTTTGGCGAGAGCTGTCAGATGCTTTTAATGATTTATGCCCTCCTGCATTCCACACAGGATTTGAGGGTAGAGAGGAGTGGTGTGATGGGAGCTCAGGGtgaagagagtttttttttttgtttgtttgtttgtttttttgtgaagAGAGTTTTAAGGAGAGGCTGGTCAGTAGTATCAAGTGCCAGCCAGTTAAAATATGATGACGACTAGATACCCATGAGATTGGCAACTGAGGGATTTGAGGCAGTGAGGAGTAGAGAAATTTCAGAGGAGAAATGAGGGTATAATCTGATTTCAGTGGTTTGAGGTATGAATGAGAGAGAGGAAGTGGACTCATGGCTGACTAATTTTCTGAGAAGGTTGGCTATGAGGAGAAGTAGGCAGTAACACTGAGGGAGATTGTAGCATTgaaagaggaattttttttaagaatccagATTATAGACCATCTTGCAAACATTTTTACTGTGGGAGTCTAGCCCACCAAAAAACATTGGTCTAGATCAGTGGTCCCCAACATTttgggcaccagggaccggtttcgtggaagacagtttttccactgaccggagctggggctgggatgggggggggggggcggatagttcaggcggtaatgcgagcgatggggagctcgcctgccgctcacctcctgcgtGCGGCCCGCTTCATAACAGGCCgaggactggtaccggtccgcaGCCCGCGAGTTGGGGACCACTGGTCTAGATAAAATCATTTTGTTGATGTAATTTCTACTACTGGTTCTGTGACTACTTGCATATAAAGAGGGATAGTAACACGTACCCTTCCCCATCTCAAAGAATAATAAAGACGAAAGGAGAGATGGCGCTTTAAATTTAAGAGACATTATACACATGGGATAAATGAAAGGTGATGAGGATTCAGAAACTGCATGGATACCAGGGGCATCTTTAGAAAGTCCCCACACCACTTCGGACCTTCTGTAACCTCTCTACTTGAATCCCTGTGGAATAGTAGCATTTGAATTCCCATCCCTGAGCTGCTCAGCCTCTTccgcttccttcctcccttccaccccAGTACATTGTGAAGTGCCATGGCAACACACTGCTGCCCCAGTTCCTGGGGATGTACCGGGTTAGCGTGGACAACGAAGACAGCTACATGCTTGTGATGCGCAACATGTTTAGCCACCGTCTCCCTGTGCACAGGAAGTATGACCTCAAGGTAAGGAGAGGAGGTGAGGGCTGAAGGGGAGGCTCCTGATGACCTGAGGGTGGGGAAGGGCCAGGGAGGGCACTGGATGAttcattttaaaggaaagaaggcTGTGGGTTTGAGGACTTGTCTTAGGAGCTGGGTCCTGACTGTTCTTTTAGCCACGTCTGCTGACTTTGTCTTTGGGTCTCTCCACAGGGCTCCCTGGTGTCCCGGGAAGCCAGCGATAAGGAGAAGGTGATATAATTTTAGTTGATAGggtgagggatgggggagggcaggTCAAAGGGACCTTCTTGGGATAAAGAGGTAGGGATCCCCAGCTATTTATTCTTATCTTAAACcaccaa from Balaenoptera ricei isolate mBalRic1 chromosome 10, mBalRic1.hap2, whole genome shotgun sequence carries:
- the PIP4K2C gene encoding phosphatidylinositol 5-phosphate 4-kinase type-2 gamma produces the protein MASSSVPPATVPTPTAASGTGFGFASKTKKKHFVQQKVKVFRAADPLMGVFLWGVAHSINELSQVPPPVMLLPDDFKASSKIKVNNHLFRRENLPSHFKFKEYCPQVFRNLRDRFGIDDQDYLVSLTRSPPSESEGSDGRFLISYDRTLVIKEVSSEDIADMHSNLSNYHQYIVKCHGNTLLPQFLGMYRVSVDNEDSYMLVMRNMFSHRLPVHRKYDLKGSLVSREASDKEKVKELPTLKDMDFLNKNQKVYIAEEEKKVFLEKLKRDVEFLVQLKIMDYSLLLGIHDIVRGSEPEEEGPVREEESEGDGDCGLAGPPALVGSYGTSPEGIGGYIHSHRPLGPGEFESFIDVYAIRSAEGAPQKEVYFMGLIDILTQYDAKKKAAHAAKTVKHGAGAEISTVHPEQYAKRFLDFITNIFA